A single genomic interval of Mycolicibacterium holsaticum DSM 44478 = JCM 12374 harbors:
- the glgX gene encoding glycogen debranching protein GlgX, translating to MSSPHAPVSTVWPGAPYPLGATYDGAGTNFSLFSEVAEKVELCLIAKDGTEQRIDLDEVDGYVWHCYLPTVAPGQRYGYRVHGPWDPAAGHRCDPSKLLLDPYGKSFHGDFTFSQALYSYDLNAEDPASGGTPPMVDSLGHTMTSVVINPYFDWASDRAPRTPYHETVIYEAHVKGMTQTHPGVPEELRGTYAGLAHPVIIEHLRALNVTAIELMPVHQFLHDHRLIDLGLRNYWGYNTFGFFAPHYQYAATKHAGGAVAEFKAMVRAFHEAGIEVILDVVYNHTAEGNHLGPTLNFRGIDNAAYYRLVDDDLRFYKDFTGTGNSLNARNPHTLQLIMDSLRYWVLEMHVDGFRFDLAASLAREFYDVDRLSAFFDLVQQDPVVSQVKLIAEPWDVGEGGYQVGNFPGLWTEWNGKYRDTVRDYWRGEPATLGEFASRLTGSSDLYEETGRRPSASINFVTCHDGFTLADLVSYNEKHNEANGEDNRDGESHNRSWNCGVEGPTADPDILTLRAKQMRNIMGTLMVSQGTPMISHGDEIGRSQRGNNNVYCQDSELSWMDWSLCEKNADLLEFTRKVVQLRTDHPVFRRRRFFEGKPIRTGDQVRDIAWLTPAGEEMTPEDWEHGLGKCVAVFLNGDAIPTPDVRGQRVIDDSFLLCFNAHDQPQDFVTPTGDYAAQWTATLDTAHPTGASDLVVPAGEKISLQARSLLVMRKTA from the coding sequence ATGTCATCGCCGCACGCACCGGTATCCACCGTCTGGCCCGGTGCGCCGTACCCGTTGGGCGCCACGTACGACGGTGCGGGCACGAACTTCTCGCTGTTCTCCGAGGTCGCCGAGAAGGTCGAATTGTGCCTGATCGCCAAGGACGGCACCGAACAGCGGATCGACCTCGACGAGGTCGACGGTTATGTGTGGCACTGCTATCTGCCCACTGTCGCGCCCGGGCAGCGCTACGGTTACCGCGTGCACGGGCCGTGGGATCCCGCGGCCGGGCACCGCTGCGACCCCAGCAAGCTGCTGCTGGACCCGTACGGCAAGTCCTTCCACGGCGATTTCACCTTCTCCCAGGCGCTGTATTCCTATGACCTGAACGCCGAGGACCCCGCGTCCGGGGGCACCCCGCCGATGGTCGACTCGCTGGGCCACACCATGACCAGCGTGGTGATCAACCCGTACTTCGACTGGGCGTCGGACCGCGCGCCGCGCACCCCGTACCACGAGACGGTGATCTACGAGGCGCACGTCAAGGGCATGACGCAGACCCATCCCGGCGTTCCCGAGGAACTGCGCGGCACCTACGCCGGGCTGGCGCATCCGGTGATCATCGAGCACCTGCGGGCGCTGAACGTCACCGCGATCGAGTTGATGCCGGTGCACCAGTTCCTGCACGACCACCGGCTGATCGATCTGGGTCTGCGAAACTACTGGGGTTACAACACTTTCGGCTTCTTCGCCCCGCACTACCAGTACGCGGCGACCAAGCACGCCGGCGGGGCGGTCGCCGAGTTCAAGGCCATGGTGCGGGCATTCCACGAAGCCGGGATCGAGGTGATCCTCGATGTGGTCTACAACCACACCGCCGAGGGCAACCACCTGGGACCCACGCTGAACTTCCGGGGCATCGACAACGCCGCCTACTACCGTCTCGTCGACGACGACCTGAGGTTCTACAAGGACTTCACCGGCACCGGCAACAGCCTCAACGCCCGCAACCCGCACACGCTGCAGCTGATCATGGACTCGTTGCGCTACTGGGTGCTGGAGATGCACGTCGACGGATTCCGGTTCGACCTGGCGGCCAGCCTGGCGCGGGAGTTCTACGACGTCGACCGGCTGAGCGCGTTTTTCGATCTGGTGCAACAGGATCCGGTGGTCAGCCAGGTCAAGCTGATCGCCGAACCGTGGGATGTCGGCGAGGGCGGCTACCAGGTCGGCAACTTCCCAGGTTTGTGGACCGAGTGGAACGGGAAGTACCGCGACACTGTGCGTGATTACTGGCGGGGCGAGCCCGCGACCCTCGGCGAGTTCGCCTCGCGGCTGACCGGATCCTCGGACCTCTACGAGGAGACCGGCCGGCGGCCCAGTGCCAGCATCAACTTCGTCACCTGCCACGACGGCTTCACGCTGGCCGACCTGGTGTCCTACAACGAAAAACACAACGAGGCCAACGGCGAGGACAACCGCGACGGCGAAAGCCACAACCGGTCGTGGAACTGCGGTGTGGAGGGCCCGACCGCCGACCCCGACATTCTGACGCTGCGGGCCAAGCAGATGCGCAACATCATGGGCACGCTGATGGTGTCGCAGGGCACGCCGATGATCTCGCACGGCGACGAGATCGGCCGCAGCCAACGGGGCAACAACAACGTCTACTGCCAGGACTCCGAACTGTCCTGGATGGACTGGTCGTTGTGCGAGAAGAACGCCGACCTGCTGGAGTTCACCCGCAAGGTGGTGCAGTTGCGCACCGATCATCCGGTGTTCCGCAGGCGGCGGTTCTTCGAGGGCAAGCCGATCCGCACCGGTGATCAGGTCCGTGACATCGCGTGGCTGACGCCGGCAGGCGAGGAGATGACGCCCGAGGACTGGGAGCACGGCTTGGGCAAGTGCGTTGCGGTGTTCCTCAACGGCGATGCGATCCCGACGCCGGATGTGCGCGGTCAACGCGTCATCGACGACTCGTTCCTGTTGTGTTTCAACGCCCACGACCAACCGCAGGACTTCGTCACGCCCACGGGTGACTACGCCGCTCAGTGGACCGCGACGCTGGACACCGCACATCCCACCGGCGCCAGCGATCTGGTCGTCCCGGCCGGCGAGAAGATCTCCCTGCAGGCGCGGTCCCTGCTGGTGATGCGTAAGACCGCCTAG